A genomic stretch from Desulfotignum balticum DSM 7044 includes:
- a CDS encoding alpha/beta hydrolase, with protein sequence MTDRSFSDYNALDHPGILAYIFHPRALMRPPGPDDMLIPVEENVHIGACFHVAGKAAPTILFFHGNGEIVTDYDELGPLYTRMGINFLVVDYRGYGRSTGSPTVSAMMADSHAVLDFVIQWCRDQGFTGSVSVMGRSLGSASAIELATARSSEVKNLIVESGFASTGSLLRVLGIDPSARGIQLPAKLDNQEKIRQWTGPALIIHGEQDQLIPFSHGQALFSACPSPEKKLVKIAGAGHNDIFLRGLELYLAAVKSLVLPDT encoded by the coding sequence ATGACAGACCGCAGTTTTTCCGATTACAACGCCCTGGATCATCCCGGGATCCTGGCATATATTTTTCATCCCAGAGCTTTGATGCGGCCGCCAGGGCCTGATGACATGCTGATTCCCGTGGAAGAGAATGTTCACATCGGGGCCTGTTTTCATGTGGCCGGAAAAGCGGCCCCCACCATTTTGTTTTTCCACGGCAACGGCGAGATCGTCACGGATTACGATGAGCTGGGGCCGTTGTACACCCGTATGGGGATCAATTTTTTGGTGGTGGATTACCGGGGCTATGGCAGATCCACGGGGTCGCCCACTGTGTCCGCCATGATGGCGGACAGTCATGCAGTTCTGGATTTTGTGATACAGTGGTGCCGGGATCAGGGATTTACCGGGTCCGTGTCTGTCATGGGCCGGTCTTTGGGCAGTGCATCCGCCATTGAGCTGGCAACAGCCCGGTCATCCGAAGTGAAAAATCTGATTGTGGAAAGCGGATTTGCCAGTACCGGGAGTCTGCTCCGGGTGCTGGGCATTGACCCTTCAGCCCGGGGCATCCAACTGCCTGCAAAACTGGACAATCAGGAAAAAATCCGCCAATGGACGGGGCCGGCATTGATCATCCATGGCGAACAGGACCAGCTGATTCCATTTTCCCACGGCCAGGCATTGTTTTCCGCCTGCCCGTCACCTGAAAAAAAACTGGTGAAAATTGCCGGTGCCGGGCATAATGATATTTTTCTGCGGGGCCTGGAACTATATCTGGCTGCTGTGAAATCCCTGGTTTTGCCTGACACCTGA
- a CDS encoding FAD-dependent oxidoreductase, whose protein sequence is MIQSILMMGGLGVVIGTALVIASKAFYVYEDPKVLAIDDVLPGANCGGCGMPGCTANAQAIVAGKASVNSCVAAGDDVAQAIAAIMGVSVAEKEPEFAAPGCYYGNNKADLNYAYQGIRDCRAAAMLLGGMKVCHIGCLGLGTCVTACMFNALSMGPDGLPVVDQEKCTGCGACEKICPKNIIRLTSVTRRIIREYTIQDCTTPCQRACPSGLDIRKYVGLIQEGDYAGSLAVIKERMPFPSVISRICPALCEFDCRRLLQDETVAINDLKRFVCDYERKQSQRIQPYKAPATDKNVAVIGGGVEGLAAAYFTARLGHAATVFEKTEVLGGILRTAIARERLTMDLLDWDIQGIQDLGVTFKTGVSAGTDITIPQLLAGEGFDAVFIATGGWDSRMARNEGDNPTPLFPGAHLLIDLVRSGQNENITVACGKHAVITGGGKFLAKAVTTLLEKGVETVTVVSRKPEDDPDVDLTNLDAEAAQAVTVVYNTGITKVMGQEENLTGVEAVDLSSGEKREIAADTLIIGAGRFPELVFVPVKETDENGEMIAGGALAWEGLELPKKPDVPPQIGLLSKQDVISEYPSAVAAINGGRKAAAAVHHFMYGLEFQDPDLLITQHSRIQNVTQIQQVETTPKTAWDDLAQPMAAATGFSEAKARKEANRCLQCGLICYEKQKA, encoded by the coding sequence ATGATTCAATCGATTCTGATGATGGGGGGACTGGGAGTCGTCATCGGCACGGCCCTGGTGATCGCGTCCAAGGCATTTTATGTATATGAGGACCCCAAGGTCCTGGCTATTGATGATGTGCTGCCCGGTGCCAACTGCGGCGGCTGTGGCATGCCCGGGTGTACGGCCAATGCCCAGGCCATTGTGGCCGGAAAAGCCAGTGTCAACTCATGTGTGGCGGCCGGGGATGATGTGGCCCAGGCCATTGCCGCCATCATGGGGGTATCCGTGGCTGAAAAAGAACCGGAGTTTGCCGCCCCGGGATGTTATTACGGCAACAACAAGGCAGACCTTAATTATGCCTATCAGGGAATCAGAGACTGCCGGGCCGCTGCCATGCTTTTGGGGGGGATGAAAGTCTGCCATATCGGATGCCTGGGTTTGGGTACCTGTGTGACCGCCTGTATGTTCAACGCCCTTTCCATGGGACCGGACGGACTGCCCGTGGTGGATCAGGAAAAATGCACGGGGTGCGGGGCCTGTGAAAAAATCTGTCCCAAAAACATTATCCGGCTCACATCCGTGACAAGGCGCATCATTCGTGAATACACGATCCAGGACTGCACCACTCCCTGCCAGCGGGCCTGTCCTTCCGGGCTTGATATCAGAAAATATGTGGGATTGATCCAGGAAGGGGATTATGCCGGATCTCTGGCAGTGATCAAGGAAAGAATGCCGTTTCCCTCGGTCATTTCCCGGATCTGCCCGGCATTGTGCGAGTTTGACTGCCGGCGGCTGCTCCAGGATGAAACCGTGGCCATCAACGATCTCAAACGGTTTGTCTGCGATTATGAAAGAAAACAGTCACAACGGATTCAGCCCTATAAAGCCCCGGCCACAGACAAGAACGTGGCTGTGATCGGCGGCGGTGTGGAAGGATTGGCTGCCGCGTATTTCACGGCCCGTCTCGGCCATGCGGCCACGGTTTTTGAAAAAACCGAAGTGCTGGGAGGCATTTTGCGCACCGCGATCGCAAGAGAGCGCCTGACCATGGATCTGCTGGACTGGGATATCCAGGGGATTCAGGATCTGGGGGTAACCTTTAAAACCGGCGTATCCGCAGGAACCGACATTACCATTCCCCAGCTGCTGGCAGGTGAAGGATTTGATGCCGTGTTCATTGCGACCGGTGGATGGGACTCCCGCATGGCCCGGAACGAAGGAGATAACCCCACGCCGCTGTTTCCCGGCGCCCATCTGCTCATCGATCTGGTGCGCAGCGGGCAAAATGAGAACATCACCGTGGCCTGCGGCAAGCATGCCGTGATCACGGGAGGGGGAAAATTTCTGGCAAAAGCCGTGACAACCCTGCTGGAAAAAGGGGTTGAAACAGTGACGGTCGTGTCCAGAAAACCGGAAGATGATCCGGATGTGGATCTGACGAATCTGGATGCGGAGGCGGCCCAGGCCGTGACCGTGGTTTATAATACCGGTATCACAAAGGTAATGGGACAGGAAGAAAACTTGACCGGCGTGGAAGCGGTGGATCTTTCTTCCGGTGAAAAACGCGAAATTGCGGCAGATACATTGATCATCGGGGCCGGGCGATTTCCAGAACTGGTGTTTGTTCCCGTGAAAGAAACGGATGAAAACGGCGAGATGATTGCCGGAGGTGCCCTGGCATGGGAAGGGCTTGAACTGCCGAAAAAACCGGATGTCCCGCCCCAGATCGGCCTGTTGTCAAAACAGGATGTGATCTCCGAATACCCGTCCGCCGTTGCAGCCATCAATGGCGGCCGAAAAGCGGCTGCTGCGGTTCATCATTTCATGTATGGACTGGAATTTCAGGATCCTGACCTGTTGATCACCCAACACAGCCGGATCCAGAATGTCACACAGATCCAGCAGGTGGAAACCACACCAAAAACCGCCTGGGATGACCTGGCCCAGCCCATGGCCGCAGCCACGGGATTTTCCGAGGCAAAAGCCCGCAAGGAAGCAAACCGGTGCCTGCAGTGCGGGTTGATCTGCTATGAAAAACAAAAAGCCTGA
- a CDS encoding manganese-dependent inorganic pyrophosphatase: MTTLVFGHKNPDTDSVCAAIALADLKKKLGEDIAPAAQGELNPESKFVLDKFGVAAPAVVTSFAGKDVYLVDHSDLAQSPDDLKEANILGIVDHHKLGDVTTGQPLECWIWPVGCTCTVISRMYKYLGVEIPKDVAGIMLCAILSDTVIFKSATCTDEDKAVCAELAEICGESDLEALGIEMFKVKSAVEGTPIRELVFRDYKDFNMSGKGVGVGQLELVDLSIVDGIKADLEKDIKALKAEKGHHSVLLMLTDIMKEGTELLVASDDESVVEKAFGVAPKDGKAWLPGIMSRKKQIVPDLEKAFS; the protein is encoded by the coding sequence ATGACAACTTTGGTATTTGGCCACAAAAACCCGGATACAGATTCTGTCTGTGCCGCCATCGCACTGGCAGATCTCAAGAAAAAACTGGGTGAGGATATTGCCCCGGCCGCCCAGGGTGAACTCAACCCGGAATCTAAATTCGTTCTGGATAAATTCGGCGTGGCTGCCCCGGCAGTGGTGACCAGTTTTGCCGGCAAAGATGTGTACCTGGTGGATCATTCCGATCTGGCCCAGAGCCCGGATGACCTGAAAGAAGCCAACATTTTAGGCATTGTGGACCATCACAAACTCGGGGACGTGACCACGGGTCAGCCCCTGGAATGCTGGATCTGGCCCGTGGGCTGCACCTGCACCGTCATCTCCCGCATGTACAAATATCTGGGCGTGGAAATTCCCAAGGATGTCGCGGGCATCATGCTGTGCGCCATTCTGTCCGACACCGTGATCTTCAAATCCGCCACGTGCACGGATGAAGACAAGGCCGTGTGCGCGGAACTGGCCGAGATCTGCGGCGAATCCGATCTGGAAGCCCTGGGCATTGAGATGTTCAAGGTCAAATCCGCCGTGGAAGGCACCCCCATCCGGGAGCTGGTGTTCCGGGATTACAAAGACTTCAACATGAGCGGTAAGGGCGTGGGCGTGGGTCAGCTGGAACTGGTGGACCTGTCCATTGTGGACGGCATCAAGGCAGACCTGGAAAAAGACATCAAGGCTTTGAAAGCGGAAAAAGGACACCATTCCGTTCTTTTGATGCTCACCGACATCATGAAGGAAGGCACGGAACTGCTGGTGGCATCGGATGACGAGTCTGTGGTGGAAAAAGCCTTCGGCGTGGCCCCTAAAGACGGGAAAGCCTGGCTGCCCGGCATCATGAGCCGGAAAAAACAGATCGTACCGGACCTGGAAAAAGCGTTCAGCTGA
- a CDS encoding YhbY family RNA-binding protein: protein MAMQLTGSQRKYLRGLAHHLNPGAFVGARGMTPALLAEIETALDGAELIKIKFVDHKDKAVKTGLLDEISRQTGAAVAGMVGHVAVLYRPHKNAEKRRIHLP from the coding sequence ATGGCGATGCAGTTGACCGGGAGCCAGCGCAAATATCTGCGGGGTCTGGCCCATCATTTGAATCCCGGGGCGTTTGTGGGTGCCAGGGGAATGACCCCGGCGCTTTTGGCTGAGATTGAAACCGCCCTGGACGGGGCCGAACTGATCAAGATCAAGTTTGTGGATCATAAAGATAAAGCCGTTAAAACCGGGCTGCTCGACGAGATTTCCCGGCAGACGGGCGCGGCGGTGGCAGGTATGGTGGGGCATGTGGCCGTGCTGTACCGTCCCCACAAAAATGCGGAAAAAAGACGGATTCATCTGCCCTGA
- a CDS encoding DUF933 domain-containing protein has product MKVGIIGLPQTGKKTLFQILTGNAALDPAKANKPVPGAADIMDSRFNTLVDMYQPKKQVRARLDLALLPRLEAETIAGGEIFRDIADMDAICHVIRAFEDDAVYHAQGSVNAWRDFENVNAELLMHDQIFAEKRIQRLADEVKKIKDEARQKELDLMQRIQAHLEQENPLRLMALSPDEDKMIRSYPFITRKKMVIAVNVAEEDLGNQDLMARFAPACQAQAIEVMLVSAKVEAEIALLDTFEEKQEFLDALGIEETALEMLTRLCLRSLNLISFFTVGKDEVRQWLVRQESTAPRAAGVIHSDLERGFIRAEVFSYDDLIAFGSEAELKKAGRFYVEGKTYLVKDGDILNIRFSV; this is encoded by the coding sequence ATGAAAGTCGGTATTATCGGCCTGCCCCAGACAGGCAAGAAAACTTTGTTTCAGATTTTAACGGGAAATGCGGCACTGGATCCGGCAAAAGCAAATAAACCCGTGCCCGGGGCCGCAGATATCATGGATTCCCGGTTCAACACCCTGGTGGATATGTATCAGCCCAAAAAACAGGTCAGGGCCCGGCTGGATCTGGCGCTGCTGCCCAGACTGGAAGCCGAGACCATTGCCGGCGGTGAGATTTTCAGGGATATTGCGGACATGGATGCCATCTGTCATGTGATCCGGGCGTTTGAAGATGATGCCGTGTATCATGCCCAAGGGTCGGTGAATGCGTGGCGGGATTTTGAAAATGTGAATGCCGAACTGCTCATGCATGATCAGATTTTTGCGGAAAAACGGATCCAGCGGCTGGCCGATGAGGTGAAAAAAATAAAAGATGAGGCCCGGCAGAAAGAACTGGATCTGATGCAGCGCATTCAGGCACACCTGGAGCAGGAAAATCCGTTGCGGTTGATGGCATTGTCCCCGGATGAAGACAAAATGATCCGCAGCTATCCGTTCATCACCCGGAAAAAAATGGTGATTGCCGTGAACGTGGCGGAAGAGGACCTGGGAAATCAGGATCTGATGGCCCGGTTTGCCCCGGCCTGTCAGGCCCAGGCCATCGAGGTCATGCTGGTGTCCGCCAAAGTGGAAGCGGAAATCGCTTTGCTGGACACATTTGAAGAAAAACAGGAATTTCTGGATGCGCTGGGCATTGAAGAAACCGCGCTTGAAATGCTCACCCGGCTGTGTCTGAGGTCTTTGAACCTGATCTCTTTTTTCACTGTGGGCAAAGACGAAGTACGGCAATGGCTGGTGCGCCAGGAAAGTACGGCGCCACGGGCGGCCGGGGTCATTCATTCGGATCTGGAAAGAGGATTCATCAGAGCGGAAGTGTTTTCCTATGATGATTTGATCGCTTTCGGGTCGGAAGCAGAGCTGAAAAAAGCCGGCCGGTTCTATGTGGAAGGTAAAACCTATCTGGTCAAGGACGGGGATATTTTAAACATCCGGTTTTCCGTGTAA
- a CDS encoding MogA/MoaB family molybdenum cofactor biosynthesis protein, which translates to MSTEEHRKKAVQHIRIAVISISTTRKLADDKSGAWIKKQAQKEGHEVVIHQVVKDDIADIQNLLTHVVEKITPHAVIMTGGTGISPKDVTIEAVQPFFEKTLTAFGPVFAQLSFEEIDAAAIGSRATAGIIKNILVFCIPGSLKACKLACNALIFPEIGHLLKHMRE; encoded by the coding sequence ATGAGCACTGAAGAACACAGGAAAAAAGCGGTCCAGCATATCCGGATAGCGGTGATCAGCATATCCACCACACGGAAGCTGGCAGATGATAAAAGCGGGGCCTGGATCAAAAAACAGGCCCAGAAAGAAGGACATGAGGTGGTGATTCACCAGGTTGTCAAAGATGATATTGCCGACATCCAGAATCTGTTGACCCATGTGGTGGAAAAAATAACCCCCCATGCCGTGATCATGACCGGCGGCACGGGCATCAGCCCCAAAGATGTGACCATTGAAGCGGTTCAGCCGTTTTTCGAAAAAACGCTCACCGCATTCGGCCCCGTGTTTGCCCAGCTCTCTTTTGAAGAGATCGATGCGGCCGCCATCGGTTCCAGGGCCACGGCCGGTATTATCAAAAATATCCTGGTGTTCTGCATCCCGGGCAGCCTTAAAGCCTGCAAACTGGCCTGCAACGCATTGATTTTCCCGGAAATCGGACACCTGCTCAAACATATGAGGGAATAA
- the pyrR gene encoding bifunctional pyr operon transcriptional regulator/uracil phosphoribosyltransferase PyrR: MKQTRPILNASDFKRILSRIAHEIIEKHQGADNLALVGIQTRGDFLAHRLADQIRKIENVTLPVGSMDINMYRDDWTKISHQPVVRPSDIPFSVNDTNIILVDDVLYTGRTIRAAMEALMDFGRPARIELAILVDRGHRELPIQADYKGIFMDTGHQDTIQVHVSEHDDQDLVFREINS; the protein is encoded by the coding sequence ATGAAACAGACGCGACCCATTCTCAATGCTTCGGATTTCAAACGCATTCTTTCCCGAATCGCCCACGAAATCATTGAAAAACACCAAGGTGCCGACAATCTGGCCCTGGTGGGGATTCAGACCCGGGGAGATTTTCTGGCCCACCGCCTGGCAGACCAGATCCGGAAAATTGAGAATGTGACCCTGCCCGTGGGCAGCATGGATATCAATATGTACCGGGATGACTGGACAAAAATCAGTCATCAGCCGGTTGTCAGGCCATCTGATATTCCGTTCAGCGTGAACGACACCAATATTATTCTGGTGGATGATGTGCTGTACACCGGCAGAACCATCAGAGCCGCCATGGAAGCGCTCATGGATTTCGGCCGCCCTGCCCGCATCGAATTGGCCATCCTTGTGGACAGAGGCCATCGGGAGCTGCCCATTCAGGCGGATTACAAAGGCATTTTTATGGACACGGGTCACCAGGATACCATCCAGGTGCATGTGTCCGAACATGATGATCAGGATCTGGTATTCAGGGAAATCAATTCATGA
- the mobA gene encoding molybdenum cofactor guanylyltransferase, whose protein sequence is MELDCTGVILAGGKNSRLPGKKKTFHRVGDTSILEKLCALFSKLFKETIIVVNEPEAFMGLDMMVATDIIPARCVLAGLHAGLFYASYPYAYVTACDIPFASEAVIRHLVNRVRPGDHVVIPRTDDGLEPLSAVYSKECIPLIEESLKNNIFMIKKFYKKKHVREVPMSVLKRLDPDMGFIFNVNTPSDLEKARQMATK, encoded by the coding sequence ATGGAGCTGGACTGCACAGGGGTGATTCTGGCCGGCGGGAAAAACAGCCGGCTTCCGGGGAAAAAAAAGACCTTTCACCGGGTTGGAGACACAAGCATACTGGAAAAATTGTGTGCGCTTTTTTCAAAATTGTTCAAGGAAACCATCATCGTGGTGAATGAACCTGAAGCGTTCATGGGGCTGGACATGATGGTGGCAACCGACATCATCCCGGCCCGGTGTGTGCTGGCAGGGCTGCATGCCGGACTGTTTTATGCGTCCTACCCGTATGCGTATGTGACTGCCTGTGACATTCCTTTTGCCAGTGAGGCCGTGATCCGGCATCTGGTGAACCGGGTCAGACCCGGAGATCATGTGGTCATCCCCCGAACGGATGACGGGCTGGAGCCGTTGTCCGCTGTGTATTCCAAAGAGTGCATTCCTTTGATCGAAGAAAGTTTGAAAAACAATATATTCATGATCAAAAAATTTTATAAGAAAAAACATGTCCGGGAGGTGCCCATGTCCGTGTTGAAACGCCTGGACCCGGACATGGGATTTATTTTTAATGTGAACACGCCGTCTGATCTGGAAAAAGCCAGACAGATGGCCACAAAATAG